The genomic interval attactatGTTGAATACTGCATTTTACGCTTTTTTACCCTTCTTTAATCAATAAATCCACTTCTATATTTCTGACTTGTAATACTTGTAcctttttttatcaataattCCACCTCTTCTATACTCTTAACTAGAAGTAATACAATAGCCTAGTAGTCAGCGGTCTCACATTCTCTAACCCTAGTGTAGCGAATATCGGGCATATAAAAGcgagtaaataaaataatataggcATGCTATAAGTATTGACATATTAGATTTGtgcttaaataaaatatatttgtaggtaactatagCATGAACTCCAATCAGTTTTATGTGGCCAAACATTAATATTGTAGTAACTATGGTATATATGAGCTGACTATTGCATTTGTTATACTTCGATGCGTCAATTCTTAGATCCACTAGTTAACTATACTATTGACGTTGGTCTTGCTCTATGTGAATAATCAACCAATAAATACTGCCCGGCTGTATCATCCGCCATAATGTCACCGAAAATGATATATTGATCCCACTTTTCTATGAACTTATGTGTTAGTATGTATAATAACATTAACATTGTTATTATGGTAGATAATATGAACCCACTATTGTTGACCAAATCAAGCCAGCAGTAGATCGAGGCGACGATCTCCCTTGCGGTGGTAAAGATGGGGGTAAGGCGGCAGTGCATGAGTGGTTATGAGGGGGCATGAAAGCCTGAGCTAGTCCCGATTTCAAGGGGATGGCTAAAACCTACAGTTAGCCATAAGGCCTGAGGCCTGACGGCCCGACCTAAGGCACGATGTCACATCCTGGCCCAAGCACGACACGGCCCAGCCGGTGTCGGGCCCGGACCAGCCTAGCCCGACAGTTGGGCCGTGCCTGGGCCATACCATCGGCACCGTTGGCTGGCTCGGCACGACCCGgctcaataaaaaaaatatttaggaacCTCAAATAGACTTAACTTATTCGTATAAGGCCTAGCCCAAAAAGAGAAGTAtgcaaaatagacttattctaGTCATATGTAACACAACCTAAAGAAGAGGGAGcgaaaatagacttattttaacAGCACAAAGAAGTGAGGGGTAGaatatagacttattttaACAGCTCAAAAAAGTGAGGGTCGAAATAGACTTATTAATAGCccaaagaagagaagagggaGCTAAAGAAGATGGCCGCCCGAGTGGTATTGGGCCGTGCCTGGGCTGTCGGTGCTGCTGTGGGCTGGCTCGGCATGTTGATCAGACCGGCAGCGCACTTCGGTAAGGCCCGACCGTGCCGAGTCGGGCGGCCCAGTTGGCCTCTGTTGCAAATGGCTTGACAATAACaagagatttaaatttttatcgcTTCACGAATTGTTCGATTATTTAATATCCAGCTCTATCATTAACGCTTGTACTCATGAGTGTCAAGCTGAACGATTCGATTTATCAACAGTGTAACAGGGTGGTGTACTGGTGTCGCGAGAGTTCGGTCAGTCGCATCCCGGGAATCGCCCTCCGGacttgccggcggcggccgcatcATGGGCGACGAGGCAACGCAGGTCAGCGCCTTCAGCGCCGGGGTGGCCCACGCACTCTGCTTCGCCGGCCTCGCAGCCGCCCATTATCTCTCTGGCCGCGGCGCGCTCGTCTCCGACCCCGCCCAcgccctccgcctcctcgtgGTATGAATCCCTCAGCACCTTGTTCTAACCATCCTTCTGCTCCCCTGTTCTCTCGAACCATTTGATTCGAAGTGGAACTGTTTCTAGGTCTTCGAAGCGCCTCTCGTCATCGTGGTGTTCAGTTTGCTCCGGCGAGATCCCAAGGGCTGCTCGGTACGGCGCGCGCGCAGCCTGTTCGGTCAATTGTCCCTTCCAATTTATATATGCCAATGTTTTATGTCATGTTCGATGATAGGGTGATTTGGGGCTTCCATAATTGCAGTTTCTTAGGGCAGCTGCGCGAGGATTGCTTGGCCTCCCCACGGGTTAGTTCTCAGTTCACTCTTGATATTCTGTGTTTGCACTAAGATTCATATCTGCTTCTAGTTTCATGAGAATAACTTGCTTTGTTACTACCTACTGGATGTTAACCTTAAGAACCGAAATGGCTAGACACAGGACTTAAtatgcttttgtttttgtgataCAGTAATAGTCGATCTGCTGAATTATTTAGGGCCtacttatctttttctttttcattaacTATTTTTACCGTGTAAAATGTTTTCTGATAGGTGCATTCCTAAATGCATTTGGAGCAATTGTTCTTGGTGCACCCATTGGAATCAAGTGAGTGTAGACCAACAAGGACGTTAATGATTGTTGTTAACCTTTATATCACATGCTAAATACGTAGATGTCTAGTATTGCCATATATATTGCTTCCTATATAGTattgtttgtttgattttatataaatggTCATTCCATGCGGTTACCTATTTGTAGGTACTGGGCAGCTACAACTTATTGGTCACTTCTTATGTCCTTGTTCACAGTAAGTGCCTTTTATGCTGATTTAGTGATTTACTTATACGAAGCTCGGTAGATTTGTCATTTCAAAAGTGCCATATGGGGTGCTATATTATGAAATGTCCTTTTTTGTgtggaaaatatataaaataccaTATTTAAGATCAACAAGAATACAGGATAGGTAACAGGCCAACTATTAGTTTTCCCTCTCTTGTACCAATACTCCTAGACGTTATGTTTTGTtcctttatatttatataactgTGACTAATCAAGGCATGACAAGCTAATTTCATGATATTGCAGTTTGTACCTGCAGCATGTGTATTCGGAGCATCCAAAGTCAATTGGCAGTTGCTTTCTCATTCCATGTACATTGTTTActcctattaaaaatatatcctaAGGGTTCATTCAACGGGTGCCTcccttttcaaaaaatttctagaCTGCCTGACATTATGGTTTGTTGTGTGTTTTCTCATATCAGTTACTGCAGACCAACTGATGCAGTGGACTACATGATATCTGCGCCTGCTCATGGAGCTGTAATAGGAGCATGGCTTGGAGCTTGGCCTATGCCTCTTGACTGGGAAAGACCTTGGCAGGTAAAGATACATTGTGAATCTCGTGCTGTCTGTTGGCAACTTGCCTAGGCATGGGAAAATCAGAATTACAAATGGAAAGGTTCTTGTACGTGACTATGTTCACTAGCTTCCATAAGTACATATCTTCTGAAGTAGGATCTCATCAACTAATTTTTTGGGGGCGAATATAGACCTTTTACTTATTATTCACTTACATATTTTTTGGGAGCTGACATACTACTTATATTGACCATGTCAT from Oryza brachyantha chromosome 3, ObraRS2, whole genome shotgun sequence carries:
- the LOC102704316 gene encoding phosphatidylinositol-glycan biosynthesis class F protein, translated to MGDEATQVSAFSAGVAHALCFAGLAAAHYLSGRGALVSDPAHALRLLVVFEAPLVIVVFSLLRRDPKGCSFLRAAARGLLGLPTGAFLNAFGAIVLGAPIGIKYWAATTYWSLLMSLFTFVPAACVFGASKVNWQLLSHSIYCRPTDAVDYMISAPAHGAVIGAWLGAWPMPLDWERPWQEWPICVTYGSVVGHLIGMAISLVLVVTHKRRSRPKAD